In Streptomyces sp. HUAS ZL42, the DNA window GGTTGAGGTAACGGTCCGCGTCACCGACCGGCCCGTGGTACCGCATCCCCAGCGTCCGGGACGAGCACCGCTCGTGCATCGCCTTCGCCGCCTCCACGTCGCCGGTGTCGGCCCGGCGTACGGTGATGGCGTTGCCCTCGGGCAGTGTCAGCACGTCCTGGCGGCGCGGGACCCGTGGACCGAGCCGGGTGTCCAGCTCGACCAGTGCCCGGGCCCGTGCGAACTCGGTCGGGGTGAACGGCAGATACGGCCGTTCCACGGTGATCACTCCGCCTTCCGGTGCCCGCAGCCGCATCACGGTGTCCTCCAGTGCCCCCTCCACCGGCACGCCCTCCGGGGCGCGGCCTCCGCCGACCGGTGTGGCGGGCAGGGAGCGGATGGTGCACCGCCCCAGCAACTGCCGCAGCGCGAGCGGCAGTTCCGCCGCGTCGAGCGCGGTGCGGGTGGCCAGGCCCAGGACTCGGGTGGGCGCGTCGACCAGATCGTGGGCGTCGGCCCGCTCGATCCAGGTGCCCGAACCGCCCGCAGCCGACACGGCCCGGGTGATCTCGGCGGCCGGGAGGTCACCGGGGGTGCGGAGCAGGAACTCGTCCACCGTGTCCGCGCCCAGCGGGTGCGTCTGCAGGCTCAGGATGTCGACCCGGTGTTCGGCGAGAGCCGTGCACAGCGCGGCCAGCGACCCCGGTTCGTCCTTCACCGTCGTCCGCATCCGCCACAGCGCACTTCCCCCTGAATGCGCGACGGGGGACGGCACCTGCCCGGACGGCCCGGCCGCGCGCTCCGCGGAGCGGGGCCGGGCACCGGTATCGCTCGTAGGCGGTGCGTGACCGTGGCGGCGTGACCACCATGCGTGGAAGCCCGCGACCACGGTGCGCCGCCAAGGGCGCACCGGACGCCCGTTTTTCGCTCGTGTCACATCAGGGATGTTCCGATTCATGTAGCCACTGTGAAGGAAGGGTGTTGCGTGATCACGAACGGTTTGTGACCGATGAGTAAAGACTGCTTATGGATGCATTTGTAGAATTTCGCACCTTCGGGCCGCGCACCGGGGGGACGACCTCGGCGCGCGGCACGCGTCCAGGCTACGGGCGTTACTGACCGACCAGGCCCGGCTGCAGCACCTGCGTGAACAGCACCGTGCCGTCCTGCTCACGCAGCCGTACCGTCAGCTCGCCGCTGTCGCCGTCGATGTCGACCTCTCCGAAGAACTGGTAACCGCCGGCGGGTGAGACGTTCGCCGCGGTCGGCGCCTTCACGAACACCCGCTGCGGACCGAAGGTGCTGTCCAGCGCGTTGGCCGGGAACGCACCGGCGTTGAGTGGTCCCGACACGAACTCCCAGAACGGTTCGAAGTCGGTGAAGGCCGCACGCGACGGCTGGTAGTGCTGGGCCGAGGTGTGGTGGACGTCGGCAGTCAGCCACACGGTGCCGGTGATGCGCCGGTGCTTGATGTACCGCAGCAGCTCGGCGATCTGCAGCTCACGGCCCAGCGGCGCGCCCGGGTCGCCCTGCGCCACGGCCTCGATGTGCGGCTTGCCCTCGGTGGTGTCCGGCACGATCAGCCCGAGCGGCATGTCCGCGGCGATCACCTTCCACACCGCACGCGACCGCGACAGCTCCCGCTTGAGCCACTCCAGTTGCTCACGGCCGAGGATGCCCTGGGGGTCCACGGTCTGGTCGTCGGGCGAGTTGGCGTTGCGGTACGTCCGCATGTCCAGCACGAACACGTCGAGCAGGGCGCCGTGGCGCAGTACCCGGTACACGCGGCCGTCCTCGGCGCCCGGCCGCAGGGTGGAGATCGGGAAGTACTCGCTGAACGCCCGCCGGGCACGCGCCGCCAGCACGTCGATGCTCTTCTCGGTGTAGCGGGTGTCCGTGGAAGCGATCACCTCGCCCGGGTACCAGTTGTTGCGGACCTCGTGGTCGTCCCACTGGACGACGGACGGGACCTGTGCGTTGAACCGCCGGAGGTTCTCGTCCAGCAGGTTGTAGCGGAAGTTGCCGCGGAACTCGGCCAGCGTCTCGGCGACCTTCGACTTCTCCTCGGTGGTGATGTTCCGCCAGGTGCTGCCGTCCGGCAGGGCGGCCGTCGCCGAGATCGGGCCGTCGGCGTAGACGTTGTCGCCGCTGCAGAGGAAGAAGTCCGGGTCCAGTGCGGCCATGGCGTTGTAGATCGTGTAGCCGCCGAAGTCGGGGTTGATGCCCCAGCCCTGCCCGGCCAGATCGCCGGACCACAGGAAGCGCACCCCGTGGCGGCGCCCGAGCGGCACCGTGCGGAAGGTTCCCGTCACCGGCTCGCCGGTGCGGCGAGGGTCGTCGGGGTCGGCGAGCAGCACGCGGTAGTGGATCTGCTCGCCCGCAGGCAGCCCGTGCAGCCGGGTCGTCCCGGTGAAGTCCGTGTCCGCGCCGAGCAGCGGACCGTGCCAGCTGCGCGGGTTGCGGAACGACTCGGTCGCCGACGTCTCGACGATCATCCTGGCCGGCCGGTCGGACCGCACCCACACCAGCCCGGAGTCGGACGTCACGTCGCCCGTCTGCACGCCCCAGCCGGCCTTGGGACGTCCGGACAGGGCGAAGGCCGGCGCCGCGCCGAGACCGGCCGGCAGGGTCAGGGCCGCCGACGCGGCCAGTGAGCCGCGCAGGACGCTGCGGCGGCCCGGGAACGGACGGTGTGACATGGGTGCGCCTCCAGGGACGAGAACCGGCCGGTGTGCACAGCCACAACTACTGGTGCGCCGCAGCGCACACGGAAACCACAAGTGAACAACGGGCCGTGGCGGCAGGGCAGCCGGCCCGCGAATCCGTGCCTCACACGCCGCAGGCTTCGGCCATCCGCCGTATCCCCTGCCGGATCCGCGCGGGGGACAGATGCGCATATCCCAGGACCAGCCTCACGGCGTCGTCACCGTCCTGATGACTGCCGGCACGCGCGTGCGTGTAGTCCGGAAGCGTCCGCACCGCGACCTCGGCCGCGGCCATCCGCTCGAGGAACCGTCCCCGGGGCCCGTACCGTTCCGGCAGCGCGGCGATGACGTGCAGGCCGGCGGCGATCCCGGACACCTCGGAACCGGGAAAACACCGCTCCAGCGCGGCGACGAGCGCGTCACGCCGTTCGCGGTACGCGCGCTGGCAGCGGCGCAGCTGGCGGTCGTAGTCGCCGCGCTCCAGGAACCGGGCGAACACCGCCTGGTCGAGGGAGGGGTGGCCGAGATCCATTGTCCGCTTGCGCTCGACGACCTCGTCGGCCAGCGACTCCGGCACGAGCAGCCAGCCGAGCCGCAGCCCCGGAGCGAGGGACTTGCTGACCGACCCCGCGTAGGCCACACGGTCCGGGTCGAGGCCCTGGAGCGCACCCACCGGAGCGCGGTCGTAGCGGAAGTCCCCGTCGTAGTCGTCCTCCAGGACGAAACCGTCCACGGACCGCGCCCAGTCGAGCAGTTCGGCGCGCCGCCGCGCGGAGCAGGCGATCCCGGTGGGGAACTGGTGGGCGGGCGTCGTCACCACCGCCCGTACACCCGACGATCGCAGCGGGCCGACGGCCGGCCCCTCGTCGTCCAGCGGCACGGGCACGGCGGTGACGCCGGCCGCGGCGTACAGGGCACTGTGCTGCGGGCTCCCCGGATCCTCGACGCCGACGGTGCGCATCCCGCGCGCGTGGAGCACGAATCCGAACAGCGTGGTCGCCTGCGCCACCCCCGACACGACCACGATCCGCTCCGGGTCCGCGACCACCCCCCTGCGGCGCCCGAGGAGTTCGGCGAGTGCGGTACGCAGCCGGGGCAGCCCACGCGGATCGGGATAGCCGAGTTCGTGGTGCGGCAGCTCCGCCAGTACGCCGCGCTGTGCGGCGGCCCAGGCGGCACGGGGGAACAGCGACAGGTCCGGTGTCCCGGGCACGAAGTCGGCCGACGAGCCCGGCGGTCGCGGGGCGAGGTCACGCGCGCGTGGGGGTGAGGTGCGCACGGCGTCTCCCACCCAGGTTCCGGCACCCCGGCCGCTGCGCAGGTACCCCTCGGCCGTCAACTGCTCGTACGCCTCCGTGACCAGGCCGCGCGAGACGCCGAGGTCGGCGGCCAGATCCCGGCTCGACGGCAGGCGCGTCCCCGGCGAGAGCCGTCCCGAACGGACCGCCTCACGCAGGGCCGCCTGAAGCGAACGGCCACGCGCGCGTGCCGGCGCCGAGGCGGCCGGCAGGAGCAGCTCCCAGGCGGCGGAGGCGGCGGAACCCGCCGGATTGGTCTGCGATGACGTCATGGAAGTGGACCTTAAACCGGACCGCCCGGCTTCCTAGCGTCGCTGCCATGAACGCCACCACCCTGCGCGGATCCCTGCTCGCCGCGCTCGCCTGTGTCCTCGTCGGAGGGTCCTTCACCGCCAACAGCGTCCTCGGCGACTACCCGTACGCCGGTGGCCAGGCCCTGCGCTACGGCCTCGCCTGCCTGCTGCTGCTCGCGCCGGCCCGTGCGGACGCGAGGACCCGGCTGCGCGGGCTCACGCCCCGCCACTGGGTCCGCCTCGCGCTGCTCGCGGCCGTCGGCATGGTCGGCTTCAACCTGGCCGTCCTCGCGGCGGAACGCTCCGCGGAGCCGGCGGTGCCCGGCGTGTTCGTGGGCTGCGCACCCGTGGCCGTGGCCGTCGCCGTACCGCTCCTCGATGGGCGTCGGCCCCAGCGGATCGTCCTGTACGGGGCGTTGCTCGTCGCCGTCGGTGCTTTCACGGTCCAGGGGTGGGGACGCACGGACGGGCAGGGCATCGCCTTCTCGGTGTGCGCGCTGGCCGGCGAGGTCGGATTCGCGGTCCTCGCCGTGCCCGTGCTGCGGCCGCTGGGCCCCCGGCTGCTGTCCGCGACGGTGTGCGGCATCGCCGCGGTCGAGTCCGTGGTGGCCGGGTTGCTGCTCGACGGCGGTGCGTGGCTGCGGCGGCCGGACACGACCGAGACCGCGGCGCTGCTGTGGCAGGCGGTGGTCGTCACCGTCGTGGGCTTCGTGTGCTGGTACATGGGCATGCAGCGGATCGGCGCGGAGCGCGCCACGCTCTTCTCCGGCCTCATCCCCGTCGCGGCCGCCTGCACCGCGCCGCTCGTCGGAACGGGCTCCTACGGCGTCGCCCAGGGCGTCGGCAGCGCCCTGGTCGGCGCTGGAGTGGCCCTGGGATCAGGTGCGTTGACGCGCGCCCCGCGGGGAACCTGCGGGTACCGAGGGTTCGCGGGGACCGGCAGGGGCGTCACGCCCGTACGCGCGCGGCCGCCTTGGCGGCGGTGCCCTGGGCGCCGGCTCGCCCGGGCCCGTGGGTGCCCGGCCCCCGCACGACGGGGCGCCGGATCCGGCCGTCCGTACGTCAGTGGCTGCCGTCGAGGATGACGCGCGCGACGAGCGCCGGATCGTCGTTCATCGGGCAGTGACCGCAGCCGGGCAGCCGCACCAGCCGGGCGCGGGGAATGATGTGCTTGGCGCGGACACCCTGGCGACGCACGAGCAGCCAGTCCCTGGTGCCCCAGGCCACGGTGACCGGCAGCTCGGGGATGTCGTCGGTGAACCGGACGGTGGTTCCCGCCCGGAGGGTCTGGTCGAACCCGGTGGCCTGCGCCAGGGCGAGCGTCTCGGCGACCACGGCCTCGGGTGAGCGGCGGGCGGGGCGGGCGTAGATCGTGCTCGTCAGTGCCGCGCGGCCCAGCGCCGTGCGCGACAGCTGCTCGACCATCGGCAGCGGCAGACGACGCGAGATGTGCCGCATCGTGAGCAGGATGCCGAAGGCGTAGCGCCGCTCGGCCTCCGACCAGAACCCGGCCGGGGACAGCGCGGTGACGGACCGTACGAGGTTCTCGC includes these proteins:
- a CDS encoding GNAT family N-acetyltransferase, whose translation is MNRNIPDVTRAKNGRPVRPWRRTVVAGFHAWWSRRHGHAPPTSDTGARPRSAERAAGPSGQVPSPVAHSGGSALWRMRTTVKDEPGSLAALCTALAEHRVDILSLQTHPLGADTVDEFLLRTPGDLPAAEITRAVSAAGGSGTWIERADAHDLVDAPTRVLGLATRTALDAAELPLALRQLLGRCTIRSLPATPVGGGRAPEGVPVEGALEDTVMRLRAPEGGVITVERPYLPFTPTEFARARALVELDTRLGPRVPRRQDVLTLPEGNAITVRRADTGDVEAAKAMHERCSSRTLGMRYHGPVGDADRYLNHLLSPRFGRTLAAQTASGRVVGLGHLLWDGDETEVALLIEDDWQRRGLGAELLGRLVSMAVEAGCASVYAVTQSSNTGMVAAMRGLGLPLDYQIEEGTLVITARLDAVAIATGPSHEQQERCARD
- a CDS encoding alkaline phosphatase, translating into MSHRPFPGRRSVLRGSLAASAALTLPAGLGAAPAFALSGRPKAGWGVQTGDVTSDSGLVWVRSDRPARMIVETSATESFRNPRSWHGPLLGADTDFTGTTRLHGLPAGEQIHYRVLLADPDDPRRTGEPVTGTFRTVPLGRRHGVRFLWSGDLAGQGWGINPDFGGYTIYNAMAALDPDFFLCSGDNVYADGPISATAALPDGSTWRNITTEEKSKVAETLAEFRGNFRYNLLDENLRRFNAQVPSVVQWDDHEVRNNWYPGEVIASTDTRYTEKSIDVLAARARRAFSEYFPISTLRPGAEDGRVYRVLRHGALLDVFVLDMRTYRNANSPDDQTVDPQGILGREQLEWLKRELSRSRAVWKVIAADMPLGLIVPDTTEGKPHIEAVAQGDPGAPLGRELQIAELLRYIKHRRITGTVWLTADVHHTSAQHYQPSRAAFTDFEPFWEFVSGPLNAGAFPANALDSTFGPQRVFVKAPTAANVSPAGGYQFFGEVDIDGDSGELTVRLREQDGTVLFTQVLQPGLVGQ
- a CDS encoding PLP-dependent aminotransferase family protein translates to MTSSQTNPAGSAASAAWELLLPAASAPARARGRSLQAALREAVRSGRLSPGTRLPSSRDLAADLGVSRGLVTEAYEQLTAEGYLRSGRGAGTWVGDAVRTSPPRARDLAPRPPGSSADFVPGTPDLSLFPRAAWAAAQRGVLAELPHHELGYPDPRGLPRLRTALAELLGRRRGVVADPERIVVVSGVAQATTLFGFVLHARGMRTVGVEDPGSPQHSALYAAAGVTAVPVPLDDEGPAVGPLRSSGVRAVVTTPAHQFPTGIACSARRRAELLDWARSVDGFVLEDDYDGDFRYDRAPVGALQGLDPDRVAYAGSVSKSLAPGLRLGWLLVPESLADEVVERKRTMDLGHPSLDQAVFARFLERGDYDRQLRRCQRAYRERRDALVAALERCFPGSEVSGIAAGLHVIAALPERYGPRGRFLERMAAAEVAVRTLPDYTHARAGSHQDGDDAVRLVLGYAHLSPARIRQGIRRMAEACGV
- a CDS encoding DMT family transporter encodes the protein MNATTLRGSLLAALACVLVGGSFTANSVLGDYPYAGGQALRYGLACLLLLAPARADARTRLRGLTPRHWVRLALLAAVGMVGFNLAVLAAERSAEPAVPGVFVGCAPVAVAVAVPLLDGRRPQRIVLYGALLVAVGAFTVQGWGRTDGQGIAFSVCALAGEVGFAVLAVPVLRPLGPRLLSATVCGIAAVESVVAGLLLDGGAWLRRPDTTETAALLWQAVVVTVVGFVCWYMGMQRIGAERATLFSGLIPVAAACTAPLVGTGSYGVAQGVGSALVGAGVALGSGALTRAPRGTCGYRGFAGTGRGVTPVRARPPWRRCPGRRLARARGCPAPARRGAGSGRPYVSGCRRG
- a CDS encoding alpha/beta fold hydrolase: MPATVSFKVPSAQGPRNVTVSYARVGTGEPLLLLHGIGHHRQAWDPVVDILATERDVIAVDLPGFGASPGLPDGLAYDLPTTTEVFGAFCEAMDLDRPHVAGNSLGGLLALELGRENLVRSVTALSPAGFWSEAERRYAFGILLTMRHISRRLPLPMVEQLSRTALGRAALTSTIYARPARRSPEAVVAETLALAQATGFDQTLRAGTTVRFTDDIPELPVTVAWGTRDWLLVRRQGVRAKHIIPRARLVRLPGCGHCPMNDDPALVARVILDGSH